In Candidatus Defluviibacterium haderslevense, the following are encoded in one genomic region:
- the trmD gene encoding tRNA (guanosine(37)-N1)-methyltransferase TrmD yields MKIDIISLLPALLEGPLNHSIIQRAQTKGLLEINIIDLKSFGLNAYRQVDDYAFGGGAGMVMLIEPLVNCIEALQKTTQYDEVIYLSPDGQTLNQQMANSLSLKQNLLLICGHYKGIDQRVRDHWITIEISIGDYVLSGGELAAMVLTDAIGRLIPGVLNDETSALTDSFQDDMLAPPVYSRPASFRGYEVPDILLSGHQAKIDEWRFEQALERTKNRRPDLLKD; encoded by the coding sequence ATGAAAATAGATATCATATCGTTATTGCCTGCCCTACTTGAAGGACCTTTAAATCATTCAATAATTCAAAGAGCTCAGACCAAGGGATTATTAGAAATAAATATTATTGATCTTAAATCTTTTGGGCTTAACGCTTATAGACAAGTTGATGATTACGCTTTCGGAGGCGGTGCAGGAATGGTCATGTTAATAGAGCCATTGGTCAACTGCATAGAAGCATTACAAAAAACTACCCAATATGATGAAGTCATATATTTAAGTCCAGATGGTCAGACCTTAAATCAACAAATGGCTAATTCCTTAAGCCTTAAACAAAATTTACTTTTAATATGCGGTCATTATAAGGGCATTGATCAAAGAGTTCGCGACCATTGGATTACCATCGAAATCAGCATCGGTGATTATGTACTCAGTGGTGGTGAATTAGCTGCTATGGTATTAACAGATGCAATTGGAAGATTGATTCCCGGTGTACTCAATGATGAAACGTCAGCATTGACAGATTCATTTCAAGATGATATGTTAGCACCACCAGTTTACAGTCGCCCCGCTTCCTTCAGAGGTTATGAAGTGCCTGACATATTGTTGAGCGGTCATCAGGCTAAAATTGATGAGTGGCGATTCGAACAAGCCTTGGAACGCACCAAAAATCGCAGACCGGATCTTTTAAAAGATTAA
- a CDS encoding FKBP-type peptidyl-prolyl cis-trans isomerase, whose amino-acid sequence MDSLSYSIGVLFGTTLKQQGFTKISAPDVVEALEAIFADKKTSISIKDASEIYSKAAQENAIKAEAENAKLAGPIKEEGEAFLLANSKKPGVTTLPSGLQYEVIKMGTGPKPTASSTVKTHYHGTLINGKVFDSSVERNEPISFPLNGVIKGWTEGLQLMPVGSKFRFFIPYSLAYGERGAGADIKPFSALIFEVELLGIE is encoded by the coding sequence ATGGATTCATTGAGTTACAGCATTGGCGTATTATTTGGAACTACACTTAAACAACAAGGATTTACTAAAATCTCTGCACCAGATGTAGTTGAGGCATTAGAAGCCATTTTTGCAGATAAGAAAACTAGCATTTCAATAAAAGATGCATCAGAAATTTATTCTAAAGCTGCACAAGAAAACGCTATCAAAGCAGAAGCTGAGAATGCAAAATTGGCAGGTCCAATAAAAGAAGAAGGTGAAGCTTTTCTTCTTGCTAATAGTAAAAAACCCGGAGTCACTACCCTTCCTAGTGGTTTACAATACGAAGTTATAAAAATGGGAACTGGTCCAAAACCAACAGCTTCAAGTACCGTAAAAACACATTATCATGGAACACTGATTAATGGTAAAGTATTTGATAGTTCAGTAGAAAGAAATGAACCCATTTCCTTTCCATTAAACGGTGTCATCAAAGGCTGGACCGAAGGATTACAACTTATGCCGGTAGGATCAAAATTCAGATTTTTCATACCCTACTCTTTAGCCTATGGAGAACGTGGTGCAGGTGCAGACATCAAGCCGTTTTCAGCTTTAATATTTGAAGTAGAGTTACTAGGAATAGAATAA
- a CDS encoding dipeptidase: MIDYIHSNKQRFLDELIELLKIPSVSADTKHNEDTARCAEAVKTALLKAGCTHAEICPTKGHPIVYAHKILDPNLPTILTYGHYDVQPPDPLDLWTSGPFEPVVKDDKIYARGACDDKGQVYMHVKALETMLATNNLCCNVKYIIEGEEEVGSSNLGSFLEENKEKLKADIVLVSDTSMISMENPSIETGLRGLAYMEVEVTGPNRDLHSGVYGGAVANPITILAQMISGMHDENNHITIPGFYDSVIELTEAERTDLNKAPFVLDQYKKDLEINEVWGEKNFTTLERTGIRPTLELNGIWGGYTGEGAKTVLPSKAYAKISMRLVPNQKSHETAQLFTKYIEQIAPPYVKVKVTELHGGEPVVTPTNSAAYQAAADAIETTFGKKPIPTRGGGSIPIIALFERILGLKTVLMGFGLDSDNIHSPNEHFGLFNFYKGIETIPIFHKNFSTIKNNH, encoded by the coding sequence ATGATAGACTATATCCATTCAAACAAACAAAGATTTCTAGATGAACTCATTGAATTATTAAAGATTCCATCTGTTAGTGCGGATACCAAACACAATGAGGACACGGCCCGCTGTGCAGAGGCTGTCAAAACAGCTTTATTAAAGGCTGGCTGCACCCATGCTGAAATTTGCCCAACTAAGGGTCACCCCATAGTATATGCACACAAAATATTAGATCCCAACCTACCGACCATCCTGACTTATGGACATTACGATGTCCAGCCTCCTGATCCATTGGATTTATGGACTAGTGGTCCTTTTGAACCAGTAGTGAAGGATGATAAAATTTACGCCAGAGGAGCTTGTGATGACAAAGGTCAAGTCTACATGCATGTTAAAGCTTTAGAAACCATGTTGGCTACTAATAACTTGTGCTGTAATGTCAAGTATATCATTGAGGGAGAAGAAGAGGTAGGAAGTTCTAATTTGGGAAGCTTTTTGGAAGAAAATAAAGAAAAACTTAAAGCGGATATCGTATTGGTAAGTGATACATCCATGATTAGTATGGAAAACCCATCCATAGAAACAGGACTAAGGGGATTGGCATATATGGAAGTAGAAGTAACTGGCCCTAATCGGGATTTGCATTCCGGAGTTTATGGAGGAGCTGTAGCTAATCCAATTACTATTTTGGCTCAGATGATCTCAGGCATGCATGACGAGAATAATCATATCACCATTCCGGGGTTCTATGATAGTGTAATAGAACTTACAGAAGCCGAAAGAACTGATTTAAATAAAGCACCTTTCGTTTTAGATCAGTATAAAAAAGATCTTGAAATCAATGAAGTTTGGGGTGAGAAAAATTTCACTACATTGGAAAGGACTGGAATTCGTCCAACCCTGGAGCTAAATGGCATATGGGGTGGATATACTGGGGAAGGCGCAAAAACAGTTTTGCCTTCTAAAGCCTATGCCAAAATTTCAATGCGCTTGGTTCCTAATCAAAAATCACACGAAACGGCTCAATTATTTACTAAATATATAGAGCAAATAGCTCCACCATATGTAAAGGTAAAAGTTACCGAACTTCATGGAGGGGAACCAGTTGTTACTCCAACCAATAGTGCCGCTTATCAAGCTGCTGCTGATGCCATAGAAACGACATTTGGTAAAAAACCGATTCCTACCCGAGGCGGCGGTAGTATTCCTATTATAGCATTATTCGAAAGGATATTAGGCTTAAAAACAGTTCTCATGGGTTTTGGCTTGGATTCAGACAACATTCATTCACCAAACGAACATTTTGGTTTATTTAATTTCTATAAAGGAATAGAGACGATTCCAATTTTTCATAAAAACTTTTCAACCATTAAAAACAATCATTAA
- a CDS encoding tRNA-(ms[2]io[6]A)-hydroxylase produces MHQEKELTTLGLHLPTDPRWANLAAMSLEEILTDHAFCEQKAASAGISLIQLFPDKKELVQQVSEVVAEEWEHFKMVVKELENRNLKLGFQRKDIYVTELLKFVKKGGSRDERLLDLLLLSAVIEARSCERFRLLSLELKEQNLRDFYHQFVISEAGHYRLFLNLAERYLGKEKTWKRWQEFLDYEAQVMADIGLRAGSMH; encoded by the coding sequence ATGCATCAGGAAAAAGAATTAACAACCCTTGGATTGCACTTACCTACTGATCCAAGGTGGGCTAATTTAGCTGCAATGTCCCTAGAAGAAATTTTGACGGATCATGCATTTTGTGAACAAAAAGCTGCAAGTGCAGGTATTAGTTTAATTCAATTGTTTCCTGACAAAAAGGAATTAGTGCAACAAGTTTCTGAAGTGGTTGCGGAGGAATGGGAACATTTCAAAATGGTTGTAAAAGAACTAGAGAATAGGAATTTGAAGCTTGGATTTCAAAGAAAAGATATTTATGTAACAGAGCTTTTGAAATTTGTTAAAAAGGGTGGAAGTCGCGATGAGCGTTTATTAGATTTGTTATTATTAAGTGCAGTCATTGAAGCTAGAAGTTGCGAAAGATTTAGATTGCTTTCACTCGAATTAAAAGAACAAAATCTAAGAGATTTCTATCATCAGTTTGTCATTTCTGAGGCGGGACATTATCGTTTATTTTTAAATTTAGCAGAACGCTACTTGGGTAAAGAAAAAACATGGAAGCGCTGGCAAGAATTTCTGGATTATGAAGCTCAAGTCATGGCAGACATTGGACTGCGTGCCGGTAGTATGCATTAA
- a CDS encoding DEAD/DEAH box helicase, which yields MQFQDLHIIDPILKSLEEEGYSIPTPIQLKAIPIGLQGTDLLACAQTGTGKTAAFAIPILQLLSQSPHNLKKRSIRSLIITPTRELAIQINESFKSYGRHLPLRSTVIFGGVNQGQQTEALRNGVDILIATPGRLIDLMNQGHLTLQHVEILVLDEADRMLDMGFINDVKKIIASVPKKRQTLFFSATMPDEIVKLSSNILHKPIKIEVTPVSSTADTIQQFIYFVDKGNKNKLLIEILKNKDIKTVLVFTRTKHGADKVVKVLHTNNIKAEAIHGNKAQNARQRALTNFKAQTTRVLVATDIAARGIDVDDLEYVINYEIPNISETYVHRIGRTGRAGAKGTAYSFCDAEEKPFLKDIEKLISKKLPVIENHPFPLLIHNPVKAAPVQRPPRKKVDEQGKPIDRRLNRQKRDKRRYGNSIVANK from the coding sequence ATGCAATTTCAAGATCTACACATCATTGATCCTATTCTTAAATCATTAGAAGAAGAAGGCTACTCGATTCCAACACCCATTCAATTAAAAGCTATTCCAATTGGACTTCAAGGCACCGATTTATTGGCATGTGCCCAAACAGGAACCGGTAAAACTGCAGCATTTGCTATACCGATTTTACAGTTGTTAAGTCAATCTCCCCATAATTTAAAAAAACGTTCCATCAGAAGCCTTATCATTACTCCAACTCGTGAATTGGCGATACAGATCAATGAAAGTTTCAAATCATATGGCAGACATTTGCCATTAAGAAGTACTGTAATATTTGGCGGTGTTAATCAGGGCCAACAAACAGAAGCATTGAGAAATGGAGTTGATATTTTAATAGCTACTCCTGGACGACTTATAGACCTAATGAATCAAGGACATCTGACCTTACAACATGTAGAAATCTTAGTCTTAGATGAAGCAGACCGTATGTTAGATATGGGTTTTATCAACGATGTAAAAAAAATCATAGCCAGTGTACCTAAAAAAAGACAAACTTTGTTTTTTTCTGCAACCATGCCTGATGAAATTGTTAAATTATCATCAAACATATTACATAAACCTATAAAAATAGAAGTCACACCGGTTTCTTCAACTGCTGACACCATTCAACAATTTATTTATTTTGTTGATAAAGGAAATAAAAATAAGCTGCTCATTGAAATACTAAAAAACAAAGACATCAAGACTGTATTGGTTTTCACCAGAACGAAACATGGTGCTGACAAAGTGGTCAAAGTTTTACATACGAACAATATTAAAGCTGAAGCCATTCATGGTAATAAAGCCCAAAACGCCAGACAACGGGCATTAACTAATTTCAAAGCTCAAACAACCAGAGTGTTAGTTGCAACAGACATTGCTGCAAGAGGAATCGATGTCGATGATTTAGAATATGTAATCAATTATGAAATTCCTAACATATCAGAAACTTATGTACATAGAATTGGAAGAACCGGTAGAGCAGGAGCTAAAGGAACGGCATATTCGTTTTGTGACGCAGAAGAAAAACCTTTTTTAAAAGATATTGAAAAATTAATTTCTAAAAAACTTCCAGTTATCGAAAATCATCCTTTTCCTTTATTAATTCATAATCCGGTAAAAGCTGCACCTGTACAAAGACCCCCACGTAAAAAAGTTGACGAACAAGGAAAACCCATAGATCGCAGACTGAATCGTCAAAAAAGAGATAAAAGGAGATATGGAAATTCGATAGTTGCCAATAAATAA
- a CDS encoding tungsten formylmethanofuran dehydrogenase — translation MNHKTLTKAFSLIATAKAMTEIYEANFKFASKYVHATSRGHEAVQIAMGLQLLPQDYLSAYYRDDSLLLAIGMKPYDLMLQLMAKRDDPFSGGRTYYSHPSLRDTDKPKIPHQSSATGMQAIPTTGIAMGIQYKELMNFETVQDLKPIVVCSLGDASITEGEVAEAFHMASLKQLPILYLVQDNDWDISAHSSEIRSGNAIDYIKGFPGIESASIDGTDFELSYQTIEHIINKMRKDRKPFLLHAKVPLLNHHTSGVRKEWYRDDLESQMQRDPYEKLISLLAKNNISNDHILSIESDANKLVELDFDRARNAEDPRPEDLYTHDFAPTHIVEESGIRHPDTSEEKVMVDCALFAVEELMRKHPECIFYGQDVGKRLGGVFREAATLAQKFGDHRVFNTPIQEAFIVGSTVGMSAVGLKPIVEVQFADYIWPGLNQLFTEVARSCYLTNGKYPVSMILRVPIGAYGSGGPYHSSSVESVVCNIKGIKVVYPSNGADLKGLMKAAYYDPNPVVVFEHKGLYWSKVPGTEAAKVVMPDEDYIVPLGSAKVVLEATDKEASSLCIITYGMGVHWALNASKSYVGRITIVDLRTLVPLDRNTIFNEVKKLGRCLVVTEETIDNSFALALAGLISEHCFEYLDAPVKTIGSKNLPAIPLNSILEQEMILNVDKVKLSIEELLNY, via the coding sequence ATGAATCATAAAACCTTAACTAAAGCCTTCTCATTGATTGCAACAGCTAAGGCAATGACTGAAATATATGAAGCGAATTTTAAGTTTGCTTCAAAATATGTTCATGCTACATCAAGAGGTCATGAAGCAGTTCAGATTGCAATGGGTCTCCAACTTTTACCACAGGATTATTTGTCAGCATATTATAGGGACGATAGCCTTTTGCTTGCTATAGGAATGAAGCCCTATGATCTGATGTTGCAACTTATGGCCAAGCGGGATGATCCATTTTCAGGCGGGAGAACTTATTACAGTCATCCAAGTCTGAGAGATACAGACAAGCCAAAAATTCCGCACCAATCTTCTGCAACAGGTATGCAAGCTATCCCTACTACTGGAATTGCCATGGGAATTCAGTATAAGGAGTTGATGAATTTTGAAACTGTTCAAGATCTCAAGCCAATCGTTGTATGTTCACTAGGAGATGCATCCATTACAGAAGGTGAGGTCGCTGAAGCATTTCATATGGCTTCATTGAAGCAATTGCCAATTCTTTATTTAGTTCAAGATAACGACTGGGATATTTCCGCTCATAGTAGTGAAATTCGTAGTGGAAATGCAATCGATTATATCAAGGGTTTTCCAGGTATTGAAAGTGCATCTATTGATGGAACTGATTTCGAATTATCATACCAAACCATAGAGCATATTATCAATAAAATGAGGAAAGATCGGAAACCTTTTCTTCTTCATGCAAAAGTTCCTTTATTGAATCATCACACATCAGGTGTAAGAAAGGAATGGTACAGAGATGATTTGGAAAGTCAAATGCAACGTGATCCATATGAAAAATTAATAAGTTTACTTGCTAAAAATAATATTTCAAATGATCATATTTTAAGTATAGAATCTGATGCGAATAAATTAGTTGAACTTGATTTTGATCGAGCCCGAAATGCTGAAGATCCAAGACCTGAGGATTTGTATACTCATGATTTTGCTCCAACCCACATTGTTGAAGAAAGTGGAATAAGGCATCCGGATACTTCTGAAGAGAAAGTTATGGTTGATTGTGCTTTATTTGCTGTTGAAGAATTGATGAGAAAACATCCTGAATGTATTTTTTATGGCCAGGATGTTGGGAAGCGATTGGGTGGAGTATTTAGAGAGGCAGCAACCTTGGCTCAAAAATTTGGCGATCATAGGGTATTCAACACACCCATCCAGGAAGCTTTCATTGTGGGTAGTACGGTTGGTATGTCTGCTGTGGGTTTAAAACCGATTGTAGAGGTACAGTTTGCAGATTATATTTGGCCGGGATTGAACCAATTGTTTACTGAGGTTGCTCGCTCATGTTATCTTACGAATGGGAAATATCCTGTGAGTATGATATTAAGAGTGCCGATAGGTGCTTATGGAAGTGGAGGACCTTATCATTCATCCAGTGTCGAATCCGTAGTTTGTAATATCAAAGGAATTAAAGTAGTCTATCCATCAAATGGTGCTGATCTTAAAGGATTGATGAAAGCAGCATATTATGACCCTAATCCGGTCGTAGTTTTCGAACATAAGGGTTTGTATTGGAGCAAAGTACCTGGAACTGAAGCTGCGAAAGTAGTTATGCCTGATGAAGATTATATAGTGCCATTGGGAAGTGCTAAAGTGGTGTTAGAAGCTACTGATAAAGAAGCATCTAGTTTATGTATTATTACTTACGGTATGGGTGTGCATTGGGCATTGAATGCATCTAAATCATATGTCGGGAGAATTACTATTGTAGATCTAAGGACCTTAGTGCCTTTAGATAGGAATACCATTTTTAATGAGGTAAAGAAATTGGGAAGATGCCTCGTTGTTACTGAAGAAACCATTGATAATAGTTTCGCATTGGCTCTAGCCGGATTGATTAGCGAACATTGTTTTGAATATTTGGATGCTCCTGTTAAAACCATTGGATCAAAGAATTTACCAGCCATTCCTTTGAATAGCATTTTAGAACAAGAGATGATTTTGAATGTTGATAAAGTGAAGTTGAGTATTGAAGAATTATTAAATTATTAG